One Fundulus heteroclitus isolate FHET01 chromosome 8, MU-UCD_Fhet_4.1, whole genome shotgun sequence genomic window, CGAGCGGGTGAACTCCACGAAGTCGAAGGCGGACGGCAGCTCGCGGCCTTTGCTGTCCAGGAACGGCTTCATGTGCGACAGGCAGTAGTCGGCCTGCTCCTTGGTCAGGTTCTGGAAGCAGGAACAGAACCGTGAGAGGCggaacgggtcagaaccggtcAGAACCGGACAGAACCGGACCCACCTGGTAGAGCTCCTCCTTGGTGACGTAGGGCTTGTTCTCGGCGCTCAGCGCCCGGAAGGCGCTCTCGATCTCCTCGCTGGACTTGACGTTCTCCGTCTCGCGGCTGATCATGAAGGCCATGTACTCCTGCAGCGACACGTTCCCGTCCCtgcaaccagaaccagaacctcctggGTCAGGCGGCGGGCCCGGACCCACCGGGCCGCGGCGCCCAGAACCGCCCCGCTCACCTGTTGGGGTCGACGGTGTCGAGGATAGCCTCGAACTCGGGGTCGGGCTCGCCCTCCTCCACCATGGGCAGGTCGTAGCCCAGCGAGCGAAGACACGACTTGAACTCCTGGTGGTTCAGACGACCCGACTTCTCCTTGTCGAAGTGCCTGGTGGGTCAGACGGAACCGGTTAGCTCGGCCCGGCGGCACAGACAACCGGTTCTGGTGCCGGCGGCTTACTTGAACATCATGCTGAACTCCTTCAGCGCCTCCTCGGTGACTCCGGTCGTGTTTCTGGAACAGGAAGTGAAGTCgggttagcggttagcggctgttagcggttagctgttagctgttAGCAGCTGTTAGCGGCGGTTAGCGGTTCTTACCGGGCCTGGATCTGCTGCTCCAGGTTGTGCTGCATCCTCATGCCCAGCTGGTCCAGTTGGTCCCACTGCTGGGCCAGGCCCACGGTGCTGTGCTCCGTGTACTTGTTGTCCAGAATCAGCGCCTCCTCCATGGCGGCGCCGAGATCCTCGATCTTCTTCAGCTGGCTGCGCATGGCCCGGATCTCCTGGTGCTTACGCTGCAGACACACCCACAGTCAGGCCCGGTTCTGACACTTCTAGGGGTTTATTAGCACCGGCCCACATCTGAGCCGCTAGCGTCATTCCGGGTCGCATCGGATCTCCTGGCAGAACCGGACCTTTGGGAAGGAGATCCCAGAACTTTTTCTGGtccagaaccggttctgaagcTGGACAGTCGGACCGGTCCCAGAACAGTGACTCCTCCTAGTCATGGTGTCCAAACGGTCCGGTCCATCTGGACCAGAGCTTCTttcagaaccttcagaaccttcCAGGTCCAGTTGATGTTAAACTGGCTTCGTTGTTCCAGCTTAATGGAGACGTGACTCCgtgttctgacccggtccgACTGTCCAGCACGGTACCAGCGCTGGTTCTGCACCAGAGGTTCTGGAATAAGGACGGATGACGGACTCAGTTGGTCGTTCCAACAGAACCGGTTCTGGAACCCAACCCGTTTCAATGGACTCTGCTGGTTCTGTCAGGAGGTCCAATGCGACCCGGAATGGTGCCGGATGTTTGATGCTAATATCTCAGTGACGGTGTTTATATGTGAGCCTTCGGATCAGAACCGGGTCGCTGGTCTTACCTTTGTGGCCTCCAGCTGTGACTCCAAGGTTCCAGATTCTTCCACCATGCAGGACCTGGTACCAGAGAGAGAAGCGGTCAGAACCGGCACCAGAACCCCTCCGGTTCCTCCACTCCAAACACCTACTGGGTCCATGCCGGGTTACAGAACTACAGAACCGCAGAGCGCTGTTAGCAGGCCGCAACATGACGGCAGGTTCTGCTCAGAACATTTAGAGCGGCGGCCCGGTCCTTCGTGAATCTGGCCCGGTTCTCCTGGGTCCAGGGTTCTGCAGGGTGGAGAACCGCAGATCCGGGCCAGTTTCATGAagaaccggaccagaacctTAAGGGATGGTGGGTGAAAGAATGTGCTGGTTCTGTCTGAGGAAGCAGGCTGAGTGGGTTAGTCAGCAGAACTCAGGCCCAGAACCAAGTGGGTCAGAACACGGTGAggaacccagaaccagaaccgggctgaAAGAGCTCAACCTTCCAGAAAGATCATCAGCAACTTGGTACTGATAGACACAGACAACCCGGCGGTACGCTATGCTagcagggaggaagaggaggaggaggaggaagaggagaagatgaaggagcggaggagtcatcatcatcatcatcatcatcatcatcatcatagaGATACTGACCCGTCCAGAAGATACGTCCTGGCAGCAGCAGCCGGGTCAGCAGGAGGAGAGACACAGGACAGTTAGCAACATGacaacagaaccgggtcagaaccgcagcaggtggttctgacccgttACTCTGATCATTGCTGACAATGTAGAAAACATCAGTTAAAATCTGgtttatttcctgtttatttgggttttattctgtttctgaCTGGATCAGCAGCTTTTGGGTTTTTATGAgccggaaccagaaccacggCTCTGAAGAAATCTGGGTTCAAGTTTCCCTTTGACTTAAatcactgaattttttttaaattattattcctttatttaaccaggaaaagttaaaaaagaaataaatcatcatCTAATCTAAAcgttgtggtcttcattatttctgtGAACCTTTTAAGTTCTGGTAGAGTcacagattagcaacagacGTTTTGGGGGAgaattaaagagataaaattactaatatgaggaaaaagtaaaaataaagtaaaaaaaagacaaaagtggtaatattatgggaaaaacgtcatattatgagaattaaagggggacatttccagaataatcacagtttgcagaactatttcagtcctggagtaatagagCCAGGTTAGATccttataattatttttattctttacgagaataaagtcaggagaatgaagctaaagggaaacgaaaataaactcgtaatattacaaaaataaaaatattccaaatataaagtatattcctAGATTAAACTCCCTCTGATGCTGTTTGAGTGTCTGAatctaactgcagatttgccccatccaacatggcggacgctctgacgcatcgcagcagacTTAGCAGCTAGCATAGCCACTTAGCTGCTTTCTGACCCGAACACCCTGACGACCCggcgccccctggtggcagCAGGAAGAACAGCAACACTCTGAAAGGAGTCGACGTCAGATTTAATCTAAACCAATCAGGCTCCAGCGACCCGGTCCATAAAGCTCCCTGAGTTCTGCAGAACCACCTCTGGACCATCAACACTGGTTCCCAAACTCAGAACCGGAGGTCCAGCAGCAGACGGGCGTGGAACATGAGCAGGAACCCACCGGTACTCCAGTGAGGTCCGTTTGGACCGGGCGGGTTCTGATGAAGCAGAGAGCTCTGCTCTACAACAGCTACTCTCAGGTCAGCGGCAGCAGAACCTGGATCCAAACCctaactggaccagaaccaccccccccccacctggtCTCCTGCAGCCACTGGTGGAAGGCGTTGGCGTGCTGAGCGAACTCCTGGCGCAGCTTGTCGTTctcctcctgcctcctctgctctttctgcagctccagctctctctcctgcacacagaaccagaaccgtcaCGACGACGCAGGTCCGGTTCCCCCTGACACGGACCGCCGGCTGGTTCTGCGCCCGCACCTTGATGATCTTCTGCAGGTTCCTCCAGGTCTCCTCCAGAGCCTCCATGGTGAACCAGGTGTAGGGGTTGGACACCACCTGGTAGCTCTTGATCTGCTGGTCCAGCTCGGCCAGCTGGTTGAAGTCGGTCTGAGCAGAACTCAGCGAGGAGCGGAACGCCTCGTGGGCCTCCCGCAGCGCACGGATCTCCTCCAGGGAGTTGCACCGCACCGGGTCCGTCAGGTCCTCCTCCGCGTTCTCAAACCAGCTGTTGAAGGCCGAGGCCTTCTTGGCGAAGGTCAGGAAGAGGTCCTCCACCTGCGGAGGACAGAACCAGCGGGTCAGACGGACCGGACCTCCTCCGGGCTGCTGGGGAACCTTCTGGACTCGGAGGGCGGACCTTCCTGAAGTGCTCCTGAGCTTCCAGGAGCTTCTTCTTGCGAGCGGCGGAGTTGGACAGCAGCTGGTTCCAGCGCTTGATGAGCGCGGCGTGCCGAGCCTCGATGGCTTTGGACTGAACGTGTTTGGCAGCGAGGAGCTGGTCCTTCAGCGCCGTGATGTTGGTGATGCCCTCCTGCTGGAAGGCCTGCAGACCAGCGTCAAAGGTCTcctgcagagggaggaggagtcagagagagaggagaacctggaggagaacctggaggaggagaaccTGGAGGAGAACCAACCTGTTTGGTGAGCAGGGTCTGCACCGAGGAGAGGTCTCTGCCGTAGTCGTCGGTCTTCAGGCTGTTCTCCTTCTCCCCTGAAGACACACGGAGAACGTTTAGAGAACCTTTAGAGAACGTTTAGAGAACGTTTAGAGAACGTTCCTGGACCGGTTCCACAGAGGCTCCAGGAACCAGACCTGAGACCCGGCAGCAGATCTCAGGTCTGAGGTTCCTCCTGCAGGAACCTTTCACTCTTCACCAGGAAGCTGCAGAAGCGTAACCCCGCCCACTCTGCCCTTCCAGCCAATCACATCAGAGGGCCGGTTCCTGCGGTTCTCCTGTGGTTCTCCTGTGGTTCTGCTACGCACCGATCCAGGACTCCACCACGTCGGCCTTCCAGTTGAACTGCAGGAACGCAGAGTTCTCGTCCAGCTTGGCCTTCCTCTGGGCCGCCGCCCGCTCCAGCTCCGTCACCTTCCCCCGCAGAGCCGCCATCTTGGCGCTGATGTTGTCCACGTGATGGTTGTTCTGACGGAGACAAAGCAGAGTTAGGTCCTCCGCCCCGAacggcccggttctggttctggttctggtgagcGGACCTTCTTGATGAGCTCCTCTCCGTTGGAGCAGACGTCGTTGACTCGGTCCCGGTGGACCGTGAAGTCCGTCTCAAACGCCTCGTGCTTCTTCAGCAGACCCTGAGGAGAGAGAAGTTTAGCTGTGGAACACGACCCGGCCCGGTTCTGGTCACCCGGCCCGGTTCTGGTCACCAGGACAGGAAGTCACCTGCACGGCGGCCAGCGTGTCTCCGTAGTCCTCGCTGCCCACCAGGTTGAGCTTCTCGTTGATCcaggcctcctcctcctccacgttGGCCACAAACTGCTGGTACTCCAGAGACTCCTCCAGCCTCTTCCCCCTGAAACCACAAAGTTCTTCAGAACCGAGCCGGGCCTCGGCCGCGGGGTCCGGGTCGGCGGGTCGTCTGACCTGGCTCCAGAGAGGTCCTTCAGTTCCTTCCAGTGGTCGACGAACTGAGCCAGCCTCTGCTGGATCTCCTCCTGACCAATGGTGTTATCGTCTGACAGCTTCCTGCCGGTGTCCAGCACAGACTGAGGGAGAACcgcagaaccacagaaccacgGGTCAGAACCACGGGTCAGTCAGAGAAACACGAGTCAGAGAAACACGAGTCAGAGAATCACGGGTCTTAGAATCACGAGTCAGAGAACTACGAGTCAGAGTACCACGGGTCAGAGAACCACGGGTCAGAGAACCACGGGTCAGAGAACCACGGGTCAAAGAACCACGGGTCAGAGAATCACGAGTCAGAGAACCACGAGTCAGAGGACCACGGGTCAGAGAACTACGAGTCAGAGAACCACGAGTCAGAACCACGGGTCAGAGAATCACGGGTCAGTCAGAGAACCGCGGGTCAGAACCACGGGTCAGAGAACCGCGAGTCAGAGAACCGCGAGTCAGAGAACCGCAGGTCAAAGAACTATAGGTCAGAGAACTACGGGTCATAGAACCACGGGTCAGAGAACTACAAGTCAGAACCACGGGTCAGAACCACGAGTCAGAGAACTACGAGTCAGAGAACCACGAGTCAGAGAACTACAGGTCAGAGAACTACAGGTCAGAGAATCACGGGTCAGAGAACTACGGGTCAGAGAACCACGGGTCTTAGAACCACGGGTCAGAGAACTACAAGTCAGAACCACGGGTCAGAACCACAAGTCAGAGAACTATGAGTCAGAGAACCACGAGTCAGAGAACTACAGGTCAGAGAACTACAGGTCAGAGAATCACGGGTCAGAGAACTACAGGTCAGAGAATCACGGGTCAGAGAACCGCGGGTCAGAGAACCACACGGGTTCTGATCCGGTGGCCTACCTGGATGGCGGGCTCGTGCGCTCCCAGCTCGGCTTCCAGCCTCTTGTGCTTCTTCCTGAGGTTCTGGACGCCGGTCAGGTCTCGGCCGTAGTCCTCGGATCCGACCAGCAGCTTCTTCTCCCTGAGGAccgaggtcagaggtcagccgAAGGTCAGCTAAGGTCAGCTGCAGCGGCAGGAGAAGGTCTTACTTGATCCAGGACTCCTCGTCGTCCAGGTCCCTGAAGAACTGGTGCAGGCGGTGCGACTCGTTGAGTCTGGCGCGGCGCCCGGCGGCCATGTTTTTGATCTTGGCGAAGCGGCCGTTGACGGCGTCGCGCTTGTCCTTCACCTGCGACGTGTCGAAGGCGTTGCTCGCCATCAGGCTGTCGGCCTGGCCGTTCAGGTCCTTCAGCCGGTCCTGGGGGAGAACAAGCACACGGCTCAGAGAGGAGGCCCGGCCGGGGGGAGcgggcggttctggttctggttctgcggACCTCGTGAGCGGAGATGTCGGCCTCCAGCAGCTGGTGCTTCTTCAGCAGGTTGTTGACTGAAGCCAGATCTTTGCCGTAGTCCTCGGAGGCCAGAAGGGCTTCGACCTGCGGAGCAGCGCCACCGTTAGCCACGGTACCGggaggttctgatgggttctgatCGGGTCGAACGGGCTCACCTCAGACAGCCAGAAGTCAAAGTCCTTGATGCCGGTGTTGAAGTTCTGCTGCTTGTTGGCTTCCTTCAGCTTCTGGCTCTTCTCTGCAGACTTGTTGACCAGGAAGCGCCACTGCTCATCCAGAGCGTTGAGCCGGGCCTGCAGAACACGGCCAGAACcgttagaaccagaaccaagcagCAACCAGCTGGACCCAATCTGGAACCCTGGTTCTGTTTGCAACTCTCAAACATCTCTGAACAATCTTCCACCGGCTCTAAAGATCCGTTTGGTTCCAGATTGAAACGTTTCACCTTTAGACTTTCAGCTGATGAGCCGCTGATTATCAAACGGTTCTGATCCAATATGGAGGCGAGAGCCGCCATTTTGTTCCCATTTTACTCGTATCGTTTTGGAGCTAAACCCAAAAGGCAGCTTTAGTTTACGGGTTCCTAATAAacgttcaatagaataacagttttccttcctttaacactcaatcatgtaggttaatattacatcattaaatcctcccagccaatcacaacgcagacccaggaactaagctccgcccaccagagagttcagagagcacaagttcttttttcttatttaaaaacttgtagttttggtaaaaagtttgttgaataaaggtttgagtttgaattcagtgtttgttctttatctaattggttgctaagcaacagcataaaatggtcagtgctgcacttaaaataaatgttttgaatttgttcataattatcgatcaatatgatttatatttatcAACACAATTTTTCCCTCTATCGTCCAGCTCTACTTTATTCTCTGACGATTAGCGGTCCGCTGGAAACTCTAAAATCTGATTTTCCCCCCCATCAGTGAACGCACCAGACCTCAGCTTTCCTCTTCAGTGAGGACGCTGCTACAGAGTGAAGGACTCTAATCGTTAATATAATCCATGTTGCGCTAGAATTAAACTTTTTACAAAGAGTTATTTTTCTACAGGGAGTCCGGTGCGGGCAGAACTGATGCCGGGTCGGGTCCAGAACCGGCTCACCTTGACGGCGTCCTCGCTGCCGGCGCACGCTCCTCTCTGGATCAGCGCGTTGCCCGTGTCGATGACGCCTTTGATGCGGTCGGCGTTGGCGTGCAGCTCCGCCTCGAACGCCTGATGCTTCTGATGCTTGCTCTGGCGGCACAGACACACCGGATCAGAACCGCAGCACGGAACACGGAGCGGGACGGGGCGCCGGTACCGACAGACATTTACGCACACAGAACAGACGACACATCTGCAGCAGAACCGAGCCGCAACACACAGAGAGTCACTTCCAGCTGCTTCTGGTTCCGATCCAACTGGACCCACGTCCCGCTTAGAGCTGCACCATATCAGAACCGAGCCGACCCATTACGGGCTCGTCATGACTGCTGACCGTGGTCCAGTACATGGTGCAGCTCTAGGCCCGGTTCAGCCGGACCTTAAACCCGACAGGAAGTTTGGGTTTGTTTGGACCGCCAGAACTTTGGGACAAACTTTAAACGGTTCCAGAACTTTTCTCTGGACCGGGCAGAACCTGAGTGACAAAGCTGCTGAAGGTCCAAAGAAAACAACCTTCAGAACACCTGGAGAACGGCTGATCCGGGTCAGGACTGTTCTGGATAAAGTCCAGAACCTCAGAAGCAACTTTAGCCATGACTCTGCAGCTAGGGATTAAAACGAGGCTGTTCAgcgaacagaaccagaacctgcaaCATAAAACACGAGCGGGGAACAACTAGTCAGCGGATGAGGACAGGCTCGGTTCTACACGGGTTCTAGAAGCCAAACAGGGACACAGGGACGACCCGTTAGTCAGACACGACCAGAACTTACCAGCAGCTTGGACAGCTAGAGAGGATAGAAGAGCGAGAGAGAGGTTCAGACCGGGTCGGAGCAGAACTGAGGCGGGCCGGACCGGGCAGAACTCCAGAACCTACCTGGATGTTGGTGGGGTCCTTGTAGGACTCGTCGGTGGCGGTCTGCAGCTTCTCGCTGATCCACGCCTCGATCTCGTCCACGTCTCGGCTGAACTGCTGCAGCGTCTGCGACTCGCCCAGTTTGGACCGCTTCTCGATCATCTGGGCCTTCAGCCGGCGCCACCTGCAACACACCGACCCGAACCGACCCGATCACCGACCCGATCACCCACCGCCGCAGGTACCGGACCAGAACCGTCAGCGGCACATGCTCAGCAGACCCGCTCTGCAGCAGCGCCGCCTGCAGGTACCGTTAGACGCCATCGGGTCTTTTTACACGGTTCTGGGTTCTACAGAACCAAGAGCCTTCCTTTTGGGCCGAACCAcgtaaaatcattttattttgaaaagtacagctgagctttattttgaaaggctgACAGCAGAACCGGGTTTGGATCCACTGGTTCTGGACCCAGCTGGCTATAATCTACCCTattagacttttattttgaaaagccaGCCCAGTGGAACCCGGTCAAAGCTCACCAGCAGAACCGTCTGAGTGTCTGAAGCGACACCTGGACCGGGCCGGTACCTGCCGGTTCTGTTTCTCCTCACAGAACAGAACCCGTCACGGGGCTGAGGTCCGGTAACGGCTGAGGTCCGGTAACGGAGCGGCGCCTCACCTGTCCAGAACCTCGTTGCGGCGGTTGAAGATCTCGGGTTTGGCGTAGTGGTCGGCGCCGATCAGCTGGTCGGCGAAGGACTGCAGCGCGGCGATCTTCTCCTCCTGCAGCGGGCGGAGAACGGGTTCAGCTCCTGGACCGGCACCAGAACCGGCACCAGAACCGGGCGGCGGCACTGACCTGCACGTTGATGGCCTTGTCGAAGTCCTCGTGCTTCTTGATGAGCGCCTCCACGCTGTCCAGAGAGTCGCCCTTATCGTCGCTGGCCAGGAAGGCTTCCCGCGCCGCCATCCAGTTCTCCGCCTGCTCGCAGTCCCTGCTGAACAGCTGAGGAGGCCCGGCGGGTCAGCGCGGTTCTGACGGGCCCGGCGGTACCGGCCGTGACGGCGGCGCTCACCTGCAGCTCCAGGCACTGGTCCAGCATCATGCGGCGCTGAACCCAGGCCTTCTCCAGGTCGGCCCGCTCCCGGTCCAGAGCCTCCAGCTTCTGCTGGATCTCGGCGCCGGCGTAGTGGCCGCGGCTCAGCAGCTGCTGGCCGAACTGCTCGAAGGCCTGGAAGGTTCCGGCCCGCGCGTCGATCTCCGTCCGGTGCTCCTAAGAGACCGACAGTCAGAACCGGGCGACCCGCCGACCCGTTTACCCGCAGACCGGAGCGGAACCGCTCACCTGGTGGCGCTCCAGCAGCGCCTCGGCGCCAGTCACGTCCTTCGCCAGCTCCTCAGACGACACCAGACCCCGGATACCGTTGATCCAGGACATCAGATCCCTGTGAGGACGGCAAGAGTCAGAACCGAGTCAGAACCGCATTAGAACCGCACCAGACCCGGGTTCTGCCGGGTCCGGACCTTCACAGGTTGTCTCCTGACTTTAGCTCCTATTTCTCAGTTTCACAGATAAGAGacgctaataataataataataataataataataataataataatattattattattatcatcaataataataattttattattattattattattattattattattattattatcatcaataataataataataataataataataataataataataataataataattttattattattattattattattaacaacaataatactactactaataataataatactaaagagataatgttaataataataattattatgttaataattaaataaaaataagaatattaataatacataataataacaataataatattattattattaataataataacattataatagtaaataaataataaataacactaataatgataataaataataataaataataataatgataataaataataataattatcattattattattattattattattattattattattattattattattattattatttattactatTAATAACTCATCTCCCAGAGAAAGGCTCCAGAACCCATGTGGACTGAGAACAGAACCACCTGAGAACAGAACCACTGAGAACAGAACCTCCTGAGAATAGAACCTCCTGAGAACAGAACCTCCTGAGAACAGAACCTCCTGAGAACAGAACCACTGACATCAGAACCACTGAGAACAGAACCACTGAGAACAGAACCTCCTGAGAACAGAACCACTGAGAACAGAACCTCCTGAGAACAGAACCTCCTGAGAACAGAACCTCCTTAGAACAGAACCTCCTGAGAACAGAACCTCCTGAGAACAGAACCTCCTGAGAACAGAACCTCCTGAGGACAGAACCTCCTGAGGACAGAACCAGACCTGAAGTCGGACAGGAAGCGCTGCAGGTCATGTGAGCTGCCCAGTCGCTCCTTGCGCTGGTCGGCCCGGCCCACCAGGCGGCTCCAGGCCGTGTTCAGCTCGGTGCATTTCTCCTGGATGTCGTCCACGGCCTCCGGGTGAGACTGGATCAGACGCTCGGCCGTCTCTCCCAGGGACTTCACCTGCGTGCAGAGAGCAAGCCTCCGTGAGTTCACCTGTAGAGGTGAATGGTTCTGGTGCCGGTCGGGCCGAGGGTCGGACCTTATCGCCCAGCGCCGCCAGGTCCCTCTCGAAGCCTTCGTGTTTGCGCTGCAGCGCCTGAACGCTGGCCAGGTCGTGGCCGTAGTTGTCCGTGTTCAGCGCCTGGTTCTTCTCCTCGATCCACTCTTTGGTTTCGTCGGCGTCCCTGAGGGGAAACGAGGCCTCGGTCGGTTCTGCTCGGCTCCGATTGGCCGGTTCGGGGCAGGTGGGGCTTACCTGTGGAAGCGCTGCACCTCGTGGGCGCTGCCCAGCATGTTGCTGCGGTCCTCGGCGAGCTGCTGCAGCGAACGCCAGCGGTTGTTCAGCTCCTGGACCAGAACATTCATCAGTTAGACATCCTGCTGCCAGCCGGTTCTGACGGGTTCTACTGGGTCGGCTAAAGTATTCACGCCCCTACAGCCTCGCCAGGCTCCTCTGGTTCTGACCACAAACCGTTCATgtgacagaaacaggaagtggaAGGTTTTAGAAACCAGGAGTGAGTTCAGGCccgtctgactgcagctgctggttctggttctggttcctcacAGGTTCTAAAGAGAACAACCAGCAGCATGGAggccagcagacgggtcagggaggaagttctcctgcagacctaccaggac contains:
- the sptan1 gene encoding spectrin alpha chain, non-erythrocytic 1 isoform X2, giving the protein MDTVGVKVLETAEDIQERRQQVLDRYRRFKELSMVRRQKLEDSYRFQFFRRDADELEKWIQEKLQIASDENYKDPSNLQGKLQKHQAFEAEVQANAEAIIKLDQTGNLMITEGHFASETIRNRLEELHRLWDLLLQKTKEKGMRLLQAQKLVQYLRECEDALDWISDKEAIVTSEELGQDLEHVELLQKKFEEFQTDLAAHEERVNEVNQLAARLAQENHPEAALIGRKQDEVNAAWQRLKGLALQRQTRLFGSAEVQRFNRDVDETISWIKEKEQLMASDDFGRDLASVQALLRKHEGLERDLAALKDKVTALGGDAERLQQSHPQNASQILLKKDELVTNWEQIQTLAAERRARLNDSYQLQRFTADFRDLTSWVTEMKALINADELANDVAGAEALLDRHQEHKGEIDAHEDSFRTADEAGQALLAAGHYASEEVKEKLGILTQEKESLLELWEVRRQQYEQCMDLQLFYRDTEQVDNWMSKQEAFLLNEDLGDSLDSVEALLKKHEDFEKSLSAQEEKITALDEFATKLIQNNHYAKEDVATRRDALLSRRNALHERAQARRAALEDSFHLQQFFRDSDELKSWINEKMKTATDESYKDPSNLQGKVQKHQAFEAELSANQSRIDALQKSGQELLDRNHYASAEVTARMEEVSGQWKKLLEATELKGIKLREANQQQQFNRNVEDIELWLYEVEGHLASDDYGKDLTSVQNLQKKHALLEADVAAHQDRIDGISIQARQFQEAGHFDADNIQKKQEALVGRYQALRDPMAARKQKLSDSLRLQQLFRDVEDEETWIREKEPIASSTNRGKDLIGVQNLLKKHQALQAEIAGHEPRIKAVTQKGDTMVEEGHFAAEEVKAKLAELHGRWDGLKAKAGQRRTDLEDSLQAQQYFADANEAESWMREKEPIVGSPDYGKDEDSAEALLKKHEALMSDLTAYGSSIQALKEQAQSCRQQVAPTDDETGKELVLALYDYQEKSPREVTMKKGDILTLLNSTNKDWWKVEVNDRQGFVPAAYVKKLDPTQSSSRENLLDEHGSIAARQEQIENQLGAKEPCSVSVRMKQVEELYGTLLELGEKRKDMLEKSCKKFMLFREANELQQWIHEKESALTNEEVGSDLEQVEVLQKKFDDFQKDLKANESRLRDINKVASELESEGLMAEEAPMVQAQQQELLGSAPGKDEADSKTASPWKTVRLGVQTTANFNTIKELNNRWRSLQQLAEDRSNMLGSAHEVQRFHRDADETKEWIEEKNQALNTDNYGHDLASVQALQRKHEGFERDLAALGDKVKSLGETAERLIQSHPEAVDDIQEKCTELNTAWSRLVGRADQRKERLGSSHDLQRFLSDFRDLMSWINGIRGLVSSEELAKDVTGAEALLERHQEHRTEIDARAGTFQAFEQFGQQLLSRGHYAGAEIQQKLEALDRERADLEKAWVQRRMMLDQCLELQLFSRDCEQAENWMAAREAFLASDDKGDSLDSVEALIKKHEDFDKAINVQEEKIAALQSFADQLIGADHYAKPEIFNRRNEVLDRWRRLKAQMIEKRSKLGESQTLQQFSRDVDEIEAWISEKLQTATDESYKDPTNIQSKHQKHQAFEAELHANADRIKGVIDTGNALIQRGACAGSEDAVKARLNALDEQWRFLVNKSAEKSQKLKEANKQQNFNTGIKDFDFWLSEVEALLASEDYGKDLASVNNLLKKHQLLEADISAHEDRLKDLNGQADSLMASNAFDTSQVKDKRDAVNGRFAKIKNMAAGRRARLNESHRLHQFFRDLDDEESWIKEKKLLVGSEDYGRDLTGVQNLRKKHKRLEAELGAHEPAIQSVLDTGRKLSDDNTIGQEEIQQRLAQFVDHWKELKDLSGARGKRLEESLEYQQFVANVEEEEAWINEKLNLVGSEDYGDTLAAVQGLLKKHEAFETDFTVHRDRVNDVCSNGEELIKKNNHHVDNISAKMAALRGKVTELERAAAQRKAKLDENSAFLQFNWKADVVESWIGEKENSLKTDDYGRDLSSVQTLLTKQETFDAGLQAFQQEGITNITALKDQLLAAKHVQSKAIEARHAALIKRWNQLLSNSAARKKKLLEAQEHFRKVEDLFLTFAKKASAFNSWFENAEEDLTDPVRCNSLEEIRALREAHEAFRSSLSSAQTDFNQLAELDQQIKSYQVVSNPYTWFTMEALEETWRNLQKIIKERELELQKEQRRQEENDKLRQEFAQHANAFHQWLQETRTYLLDGSCMVEESGTLESQLEATKRKHQEIRAMRSQLKKIEDLGAAMEEALILDNKYTEHSTVGLAQQWDQLDQLGMRMQHNLEQQIQARNTTGVTEEALKEFSMMFKHFDKEKSGRLNHQEFKSCLRSLGYDLPMVEEGEPDPEFEAILDTVDPNRDGNVSLQEYMAFMISRETENVKSSEEIESAFRALSAENKPYVTKEELYQNLTKEQADYCLSHMKPFLDSKGRELPSAFDFVEFTRSLFVN